From the genome of Nicotiana sylvestris chromosome 2, ASM39365v2, whole genome shotgun sequence, one region includes:
- the LOC104240183 gene encoding uncharacterized protein isoform X2: MEADNKVHPIPEVERTSEVENVKDPIQGNNGKAEGENIFESPSVAKAVEGISSSMEVHVSVDTPNKSGEEMSGISFHFGEKTEDQKVEISSNENISSDGYTQNVKESATSSDKDEGCMTQEKPNGHLTKTISSQIVHMLDYEESTTEHLLEDTTEKEKVCHEDDSTKHVPDTDKGRDSCETIIEGKEEKETMSSILERTEGTNAEAIKSPGHTKDEKALKDEKDYDDDRSIFISPQTECQTGEDEKKVTGDGEGARNLLVNPFVNVVEETRLDDAESDTSRKHGDNSIENGNQEAHQFNEIIINTTSKDIDDIQSSDILVSSFTEEREDIAPKEDTNSAPLRDVIRTVSENDANTSRHEEENQTKMFENATIIDRRASKANESGKNHVQIVDDSQVACEENVQRKTDQLDMPEGSKRESRDDEASEIAAEGQEIAEIPKDNKSNDILLENEVEKNLTELLHVTGDEIGNSSFGELIETTSDHKLDTATSSEDIHGGLKGKCNMDDNKEENMPVVDSNDKTKNEISCNTNHDAVDYPAVEEKLEEPAVEEKHEEPTVEEKPREPAVTEKHEEPAIEEKPAVEEKLEEPEVEEKHEKLAAEEKPRELIVEEKAEEPTPEELEFEEKPEEPSVEEIPEQLVVEEKSEKPAVKEEKSEKNMSVVDFNEKTDSEIQCNTNNDVADYLSVEANLEEPELKKNLKNQRLRRNLKNHQLRRNVKHQHLRRNLKNQ; the protein is encoded by the exons ATGGAGGCAGACAACAAAGTCCATCCAATACCTGAGGTTGAAAGAACTTCAGAGGTTGAAAATGTTAAGGATCCCATTCAAGGTAACAACGGAAAAGCTGAGggtgaaaatatttttgaatcacCCTCAGTTGCCAAGGCTGTTGAAGGAATTAGCAGTTCAATGGAAGTCCATGTGTCAGTCGATACACCAAACAAGTCAGGCGAAGAGATGTCAGGGATTTCATTCCACTTTGGGGAGAAAACAGAAGACCAAAAAGTAGAAATCAGCTCAAATGAAAATATTTCTTCAGACGGATACACACAAAATGTAAAAGAATCAGCAACTAGCTCGGACAAGGATGAGGGATGCATGACACAAGAAAAACCCAATGGACATTTGACAAAGACAATCTCAAGTCAGATTGTACACATGCTAGACTATGAAGAGAGTACCACAGAACATTTACTAGAGGATacaacagaaaaagaaaaagtttgTCATGAAGATGACAGCACAAAGCATGTACCTGATACCGACAAAGGAAGAGACTCATGTGAAACAATCAttgaaggaaaagaagaaaaagagacaATGTCATCCATTTTAGAAAGAACAGAAGGGACAAACGCTGAAGCAATAAAATCACCTGGTCACACGAAGGATGAGAAAGCACTCAAAGATGAGAAAGACTACGATGATGATAGAAGTATTTTCATCTCCCCCCAAACAGAGTGCCAAACAGGAGAGGATGAGAAAAAAGTGACAGGAGATGGAGAGGGTGCAAGGAATCTGCTTGTTAACCCATTTGTTAATGTTGTAGAAGAAACCAGGTTAGATGATGCTGAATCAGATACGAGCAGGAAACATGGGGACAACTCAATTGAGAATGGAAACCAAGAAGCACATCAGTTTAACGAAATAATAATAAATACAACATCCAAGGACATTGATGATATTCAGAGCTCAGACATATTGGTATCTTCGTTTACAGAAGAAAGAGAGGACATAGCCCCCAAAGAAGATACCAATTCTGCACCATTAAGAGATGTCATCAGAACTGTCTCAGAGAATGATGCCAACACGAGCCGGCATGAAGAAGAAAACCAAACCAAGATGTTTGAGAATGCCACTATAATTGATCGCAGAGCAAGTAAAGCAAATGAGTCTGGAAAAAACCATGTCCAAATTGTTGATGATTCACAGGTAGCGTGCGAGGAAAATGTGCAAAGGAAAACTGACCAGCTGGACATGCCAGAAGGCTCAAAAAGAGAAAGTAGAGATGACGAAGCATCAGAAATTGCAGCAGAAGGGCAGGAAATTGCTGAAATTCCAAAAGATAACAAGTCAAATGACATCCTTTTGGAAAATGAAGTGGAAAAGAATCTCACTGAACTCTTGCATGTCACTGGTGACGAGATTGGAAACTCATCTTTCGGGGAACTTATAGAGACAACATCCGACCATAAGCTTGATACAGCCACCAGTTCAGAAGATATCCATGGTGGTTTGAAGGGAAAATGCAACATGGATGACAATAAGGAAGAG AATATGCCAGTTGTAGACTCGAACGACAAGACCAAGAATGAAATTTCATGCAATACCAATCATGACGCTGTTGACTATCCAGCAGTTGAGGAAAAACTTGAAGAACCAGCAGTTGAAGAAAAACATGAAGAACCAACGGTTGAAGAGAAACCTAGAGAACCAGCAGTTACGGAGAAACATGAAGAACCAGCGATTGAGGAAAAACCAGCCGTGGAAGAAAAACTTGAAGAACCAGAGGTTGAGGAGAAACATGAAAAACTAGCAGCTGAAGAGAAACCTAGAGAACTAATAGTTGAAGAAAAAGCTGAAGAACCAACACCGGAAGAACTAGAATTTGAAGAGAAACCTGAAGAACCATCTGTTGAAGAAATACCTGAACAATTAGTAGTTGAAGAGAAATCTGAAAAACCAGCGGTTAAAGAGGAGAAGTCTGAAAAG AATATGTCAGTTGTAGATTTCAATGAGAAGACTGACAGTGAAATTCAATGCAATACCAACAATGATGTTGCCGACTATTTATCAGTTGAGGCAAACCTTGAAGAACCGGAGTTGAAGAAAAACCTGAAGAACCAACGGTTGAGAAGAAACCTGAagaaccatcaattgaggagaaACGTGAAACACCAGCATTTGAGAAGAAACCTGAAGAACCAATAA
- the LOC104240183 gene encoding uncharacterized protein isoform X1: protein MEADNKVHPIPEVERTSEVENVKDPIQGNNGKAEGENIFESPSVAKAVEGISSSMEVHVSVDTPNKSGEEMSGISFHFGEKTEDQKVEISSNENISSDGYTQNVKESATSSDKDEGCMTQEKPNGHLTKTISSQIVHMLDYEESTTEHLLEDTTEKEKVCHEDDSTKHVPDTDKGRDSCETIIEGKEEKETMSSILERTEGTNAEAIKSPGHTKDEKALKDEKDYDDDRSIFISPQTECQTGEDEKKVTGDGEGARNLLVNPFVNVVEETRLDDAESDTSRKHGDNSIENGNQEAHQFNEIIINTTSKDIDDIQSSDILVSSFTEEREDIAPKEDTNSAPLRDVIRTVSENDANTSRHEEENQTKMFENATIIDRRASKANESGKNHVQIVDDSQVACEENVQRKTDQLDMPEGSKRESRDDEASEIAAEGQEIAEIPKDNKSNDILLENEVEKNLTELLHVTGDEIGNSSFGELIETTSDHKLDTATSSEDIHGGLKGKCNMDDNKEENMPVVDSNDKTKNEISCNTNHDAVDYPAVEEKLEEPAVEEKHEEPTVEEKPREPAVTEKHEEPAIEEKPAVEEKLEEPEVEEKHEKLAAEEKPRELIVEEKAEEPTPEELEFEEKPEEPSVEEIPEQLVVEEKSEKPAVKEEKSEKVTLLEKNMSVVDFNEKTDSEIQCNTNNDVADYLSVEANLEEPELKKNLKNQRLRRNLKNHQLRRNVKHQHLRRNLKNQ, encoded by the exons ATGGAGGCAGACAACAAAGTCCATCCAATACCTGAGGTTGAAAGAACTTCAGAGGTTGAAAATGTTAAGGATCCCATTCAAGGTAACAACGGAAAAGCTGAGggtgaaaatatttttgaatcacCCTCAGTTGCCAAGGCTGTTGAAGGAATTAGCAGTTCAATGGAAGTCCATGTGTCAGTCGATACACCAAACAAGTCAGGCGAAGAGATGTCAGGGATTTCATTCCACTTTGGGGAGAAAACAGAAGACCAAAAAGTAGAAATCAGCTCAAATGAAAATATTTCTTCAGACGGATACACACAAAATGTAAAAGAATCAGCAACTAGCTCGGACAAGGATGAGGGATGCATGACACAAGAAAAACCCAATGGACATTTGACAAAGACAATCTCAAGTCAGATTGTACACATGCTAGACTATGAAGAGAGTACCACAGAACATTTACTAGAGGATacaacagaaaaagaaaaagtttgTCATGAAGATGACAGCACAAAGCATGTACCTGATACCGACAAAGGAAGAGACTCATGTGAAACAATCAttgaaggaaaagaagaaaaagagacaATGTCATCCATTTTAGAAAGAACAGAAGGGACAAACGCTGAAGCAATAAAATCACCTGGTCACACGAAGGATGAGAAAGCACTCAAAGATGAGAAAGACTACGATGATGATAGAAGTATTTTCATCTCCCCCCAAACAGAGTGCCAAACAGGAGAGGATGAGAAAAAAGTGACAGGAGATGGAGAGGGTGCAAGGAATCTGCTTGTTAACCCATTTGTTAATGTTGTAGAAGAAACCAGGTTAGATGATGCTGAATCAGATACGAGCAGGAAACATGGGGACAACTCAATTGAGAATGGAAACCAAGAAGCACATCAGTTTAACGAAATAATAATAAATACAACATCCAAGGACATTGATGATATTCAGAGCTCAGACATATTGGTATCTTCGTTTACAGAAGAAAGAGAGGACATAGCCCCCAAAGAAGATACCAATTCTGCACCATTAAGAGATGTCATCAGAACTGTCTCAGAGAATGATGCCAACACGAGCCGGCATGAAGAAGAAAACCAAACCAAGATGTTTGAGAATGCCACTATAATTGATCGCAGAGCAAGTAAAGCAAATGAGTCTGGAAAAAACCATGTCCAAATTGTTGATGATTCACAGGTAGCGTGCGAGGAAAATGTGCAAAGGAAAACTGACCAGCTGGACATGCCAGAAGGCTCAAAAAGAGAAAGTAGAGATGACGAAGCATCAGAAATTGCAGCAGAAGGGCAGGAAATTGCTGAAATTCCAAAAGATAACAAGTCAAATGACATCCTTTTGGAAAATGAAGTGGAAAAGAATCTCACTGAACTCTTGCATGTCACTGGTGACGAGATTGGAAACTCATCTTTCGGGGAACTTATAGAGACAACATCCGACCATAAGCTTGATACAGCCACCAGTTCAGAAGATATCCATGGTGGTTTGAAGGGAAAATGCAACATGGATGACAATAAGGAAGAG AATATGCCAGTTGTAGACTCGAACGACAAGACCAAGAATGAAATTTCATGCAATACCAATCATGACGCTGTTGACTATCCAGCAGTTGAGGAAAAACTTGAAGAACCAGCAGTTGAAGAAAAACATGAAGAACCAACGGTTGAAGAGAAACCTAGAGAACCAGCAGTTACGGAGAAACATGAAGAACCAGCGATTGAGGAAAAACCAGCCGTGGAAGAAAAACTTGAAGAACCAGAGGTTGAGGAGAAACATGAAAAACTAGCAGCTGAAGAGAAACCTAGAGAACTAATAGTTGAAGAAAAAGCTGAAGAACCAACACCGGAAGAACTAGAATTTGAAGAGAAACCTGAAGAACCATCTGTTGAAGAAATACCTGAACAATTAGTAGTTGAAGAGAAATCTGAAAAACCAGCGGTTAAAGAGGAGAAGTCTGAAAAGGTAACTCTCTTGGAAAAG AATATGTCAGTTGTAGATTTCAATGAGAAGACTGACAGTGAAATTCAATGCAATACCAACAATGATGTTGCCGACTATTTATCAGTTGAGGCAAACCTTGAAGAACCGGAGTTGAAGAAAAACCTGAAGAACCAACGGTTGAGAAGAAACCTGAagaaccatcaattgaggagaaACGTGAAACACCAGCATTTGAGAAGAAACCTGAAGAACCAATAA